Genomic window (Spirosoma sp. KCTC 42546):
GAACACGTTTACTGGGCGACGACAATGAGAGTATTGAAAACAAACAGGGCTACTATGGTGGTTCAGGCCATTCTGGCGGCAGTCGCGGCTATTCCCGATTTTATCATAAATAACCTTACCTCCAACATGGAATACAAGTACATTACGGCCTCCATTGTTTACTCACTGCTGGGTATTGCGATACTGATCATCAGTTTTGTCATTATTGAGAAAATTGCGCCCGAAAATCTCTGGAAGAAAATTGTTGACGAGCAAAATGTTGCCCTGGCCATTCTGGCGGCTGCGTTCATGATTGCCGTTTCCATTATTATCAGTTCTGCCATTCATGGTTAGTGACGAAGAGCGGGTGGCGGTCAGGCCGGGATTAACTTCCCTGCATTGGCTGTTGCTGGTG
Coding sequences:
- a CDS encoding DUF350 domain-containing protein; amino-acid sequence: MEYKYITASIVYSLLGIAILIISFVIIEKIAPENLWKKIVDEQNVALAILAAAFMIAVSIIISSAIHG